The DNA sequence AGTTCGGCCCGCTCTGCACGGGATTCGCCGCTCAGACCGTCGAGCAGCCCGGACGTTTCGATATCGGCGTCGTCGCTCACCGGTTCAACGTATACGGTCACCGGTGATGTCTTCATCGCCACTGCTGGAGGGACTGCCGCCGATCGCCGACCGGCAGGCCCGGCTGCTCATTCTCGGCAATATGCCCAGCGTAATGTCGCTAGCGGCGGGCCAGTACTACGGGAATCCGCGAAATGCGTTCTGGCGCATCATTTCCGAGCTTTTCGACGTCACTGCCGACGCACCGTACGCGCAGCGCACCGAGGAACTGCGGCGGCACGGGATCGCGGTGTGGGACGTCCTCAAACACTGCCGCCGGATCGGCAGTCTGGACTCCGCGGTCGAACCGGGCAGCATGGTGGCCAACGATTTCGCCAGCTTCTTCGCCGCTCACCGTGGCATCCGTCGGGTGTTCTTCAACGGTGCAGCCGCCGAGGGCAACTATGCCAGATTGGTACACACCCAAACCGATGTCGACTACTTCCGGCTACCGTCGACGAGCCCGGCGCAGACCATGCGCTACGCCGACAAGCTCAGCGCGTGGCGGGTGATCGCCGGCTCATGACACCGGCGGTCGCCGGTTGGCCCACGGTCGGGCCTTCTCGATCTGGTGGCTCAGCGACAGCAGGGTGGCCTCGTCGGAGGGCCGGCCGACGAGTTGCACCGACACCGGAATCCCCTCACCGTCAAGGCCCCACGGCACGACCGCGGCGGGCTGGCCCGTCGCGTTGAAGATCGCATGGAACGGAACCCGGGACGCGACCATCGCCAGGGTGGCGAGGCCGCCGCGGTGCTGGTACTGCCCGACCCGGGACGGGCCGGTGGCGGTGCCCGGCGTGATGAGGACATCGACGTCGTCGAAGATCGACCCCACGCGGGCAGCCAAGGTGGCCTCGGCGGCTCGGATCCTGGCGATCTGCTGATCAGAGATCAGACCACCGAGTCGCGCCAGCGCCTTGGTGCGCGGCTCCAGGCGCTCGCGGTGCGGAAGCTGCTGCACGTCGTCGTAGATGCCACGCCACATCCTGGGCAGCACGTGACCGTAGACGGCCCAGGCCGGATAGTCCGGGTCGCGCCAGATGACCTCGTGCCCGAGGTCGCGCAACAGCGCCTCGACTCCGTCGAGAGCCTTCTGCTGGGCCCCGCCGACATGGCCCACCACGGTGGGAGGAATCTTGGCGCTCAACGCGATTCGCAACTTCTTGGGCTTACGGGCCGCGGCCGCCACGAAGCCGCCCCGAGGCGCCCGCGCGGTGTTGGTGACGTCGAGGAACAGGGCGGCGTCCTCGACCGTGCGGGTGATCGGTCCGTTGACGCTCAACCCCTGCCAGGCGTCGGTGTGCGGGTCCATTGGCACCCGGTCGCGCTGCGGCTTGATCCCGAACAGCCCGCACCAGGTCGACGGTATCCGGATGGACCCGGCGCCGTCGGATCCGAGCGCCATCGGGGCCAGGCCGGCGGCCACCGCCGCACCGCTGCCGCCGCTGCTGCCGCCCGGGGCGCGGGCCAGGTCCCACGGATTGTGGGTGGAGCCGAAAGCGACCGTCTCGGTGAATGGCCACAGCATCATCTCCGGCACCGCGGTCTTGCCCAGGATCACCGCACCGGCTTCGCGCAGCCGTCGCACCACCTCGGCGTCCTGCGTCGGCGGCAGGCCGTGAGCGCTGCTGCCGTAGCAGGTGAACTCATCGGCGACGTCGACGTCGTCCTTGATGGCGATCGGCACACCGAGCAGCGGCAACCGCTCCCCGGCCTCCAGCCGCTGCTGGGCGGCCGCGGCTTCCTTGCGGGCGCGCTCGGTGAGCACCACCCGGTAGGCGCGGACCTCCCGGTCCACCCGGGCGATCCGGTCCAGGTAGAGGTCGAGCAGCGCGGGCGCGGTGATGGTGCCGGCGGCGAGCATGCGGGCCTGCTCCGCAGCGCCGGCGAACGCGATGTCGGTGAGGTCCACGTCCGGCAGCGTATCGCCGTAACGGAACAGGCCCCGCCCGACACTGCCCTACCAATGCCGAAACCGCCGCGGATGAGCTGCTCAGCGCTCGTGGAGCTGCTGAGTGACTACGACACGGGTGCGCTCGACGTGCCGACCGCGGCGCGGGTACGGCTGCATCTGCTGATCTGCACGGGCTGCCGCGGTTACCTGGCCCAGTTGCGCACGACGGTGGCGATCGTGGCTCGGCTGCGGGGCGAGCATCTGGACCCGGCGTTGCGGGATCGGCTGGTCGCGGCCTTCCTTGACGGGCAGTGATCGCGCACCGGCTACGGTGGCGGCATGTCATGTGTGTTCTGCGAGATCGTCGCCGGCACCGCCCCGGCCATCCGGGTCTACGAGGATGACGACCATCTGGGCTTCCTCGACATCCGCCCGTTCACCCGCGGCCATACCCTGGTGGTGCCCAAGCGGCACAGCGTGAACCTGACCGACACCCCGGCGCAGACGCTGGCCGGGATGCTGGCGGTGGGCCAGCGGATTGCCCAGGCCACCCGGGTTTCGGGGCTCGGCGCGACGGGTAACAACATCGCCATCAACGACGGCAAGTCCGCGATGCAGACGGTGTTCCACATTCACCTGCACGTGATTCCGCGTCGCGATGGCGACAAGCTGTCCTTCGCCAAGGGCATGCTGGTCCGGCGCGACCCGGACCGGGAGGCCACCGGCCGGATCCTGCGCGAGGCATTGGAGTTGATCGGATGACATCGGCGCTCGACAAATTCATGATGCGGTTCCTGACCGTGCACGACACGCTCTACAAACGCAGCGGCGGGTGGATCGGCCACCGGCTGCCCTTCGCCCCGCGCATGCTGCTATTGCATACCACCGGGGCGAAAACCGGTGCAGCGCGGTCGAATTCACTGGCCTACTATCGCGACGGGGTGGACTATCTGATCGTCGCCTCCAACGGCGGTGGCCCACGCAGCCCGGGCTGGTACCACAACCTGCGGGCCGACCCGCACGTCGAGATCAACATCGGGCCGCGCCGGGTGCCCGTCACCGCACACGTGGTGTTGCCCGACGATCCGGACTACGCGCGGCTGTGGAAGATCTGCGACGACGAGAACGGTGGACGCTACAGCGCCTACCAGAAGCTGACGACGCGGCCGATCCCCGTGGTGCGGCTGACGCCCTAGTCACACCAGCCGCATCCGCCACCGGAGAAGGTGGGGCACCATGGGTTCCCACCTTCGAGCGACTTGTGGGGTCGGGGTCCGCGATGTTTCGAGTGCGGCCCGCCTCGGCGAGATTGAACCTGCGCAGGAAAGGTTCGAGTGGACGTCTGCGTGACGTCAATCTCGGCGCAGACTTGCCTTAGAACAGCTCTTTGGCCAGCAGTTCCAGGGTGGCCTCCCGGGCGGGCGCGGTCGCCGGGTCGGTGCCGCGGTACGCCGAAGCCACCGGGTTGACCATCACCTCGTCGACCCCGAACTCGGCGGCCAGCGCGCGCACCTGATCAGCGGCCTCGGCCGGCGCGCCAACGATTGCCATGGCCCGCCCGGCCGCGATGACGGCGCCGGCCTGGGAATGCATCGACAGTGCCGCCGCGTCCTCGACCAGGTCCAGCGGGCTCAGCGGCTGGCCGGTGCGCAACCGCGCCATCATCTGCAGATTCGGCAGCAGCAGCGCGTGGGCCTGCTCGTCGGTGGGCGCCACCACGGCATTGACCGTCATGAATGTCACCGGCTCGGCGGTCAGCGCCGAGGGCTGGAATTCGCTGCGGTAGATCGCCAGCGCCTCGGCGGTGCCCTGTCCGGCGAAGTGGTGGGCGAACACGTACGGCAAGCCCTTGGCCGCCGCCAGGTGCGCCGAGTACATCGACGAGCCGAGCAGCCACAGCCGCGGCTCGCTGACCGCCCCGGGGGTGGCCTTGAGGACGTAGTCCTGGCCGCGGATCGGCACCCGCACCCCGCGGGCGCTCATCATCGCCGCGACCTCGTCGAGGTACTGGGGAAAGTTCTCGACGTCGGAGTCATCGCGGGTACCCCGCAGCAGGATCGAGGTCACCGGATCGCTGCCCGGCGCCCGGCCCAGTCCCAGGTCGATGCGGCCCGGGGCGGCGGCCTCCAGCAGCGCGAACTGCTCGGCAACGGCCAGCGGCGCGTGGTTGGGCAGCATCACCCCACCCGAACCCAGGCGTACCTGGGTGGTCTGGGCGGCCAGATAGGCGATCAGCACCGGCGGGCTGGTGGCCGCGACGGCGGGCATGTTGTGGTGCTCGGCCAGCCAGTACCGGGTGAAACCGAGCCGGTCAGCGGTCTGCGCCAGCCGCACCGTTGCCGCCAGCGCATCGCCGGTGCTCTGATCGGTACGAACCGGGACGAGATCGAGGACGGAAAGGCGCATGACCTTCTCAACGCCTCCCGTCGCGCAGAGCTTCCCCGCCGCCCAGACCTGCGCGCTGGCGGGCGTCGGTGAACACCTCGTCGAGCATCGCCGGGGTGAGCCGGCCGGTGAACATGTTCTGCTGGCTGGGGTGATAGCACCCGATCAGCGCCACACCCGACGGCAATTCGGCCACCGCGCCGTGGCCGAACTTCGGCTTGGCCGGCCCGGCGAACGGTCCGAGCAGGCCCAGCGCGGCCTGCCACGCGAACCCGCCGAGAGCCACCACCACCCGCACATGCGGGCCGACCAGCCGCCACTCGGCAGCCAGCCACGGCTCACACGCCGAACGTTCCCCGGGCGTGGGCGCATTGGCCGGTGGCGCGCACCGGACCGCCGCCGCTATCCGAATCCCGTTGGTGCTCAACCCGTCTGCTGCATCCACGCTGACCGGTGAGTTCACCAGTCCGGCGCGGTACAGCGCGGCGAACAGCTGGTCACCGGACCGGTCCCCGGTGAACACCCGGCCGGTGCGGTTGCCGCCGTGGGCGGCCGGCGCCAGCCCCAGCACCAGGATCAGTGGCCTGGCCGAACCCCATCCGGTGATCGGTCGTCCCCAGTAGGGCTCGACCGCGAACGCCCGGCGCTTGGTGACCGCGACCTCCTCGCGCCAGGTCACCAGCCGCGGGCAAGCCCGGCACACACTGACCAGTGCGTCCAGCTCGTCGACGTCACCAACCTTGGCCGCCAGCGTCGCGACGCGGCGCGGTGTCGTGGCCACCGGCGTCTCGGGCACCGCCGGGTCCCCCGGCCAGCCAGTGCCGGGCGGCACCGGCGACTCGAACGGCACACCGGTGCGCGGATGAGCGTGTGCAGTCACCAGTCCACTGTGCACGCTTAAGCTTCGCCGGTGAGAACCAGGCGCATTCCCGCGCTGCTGATCCTGGCGTCGGCCTTCCTGGCCGCCGGCGCCAACGGCATCTCGATGGTGGCCTTCCCCTGGCTGGTGCTGCAACGCACCGGTAGCGCGGTGGACGCCTCGATCGTCGCCGGAGCCGCCACCCTGCCGTTGCTGGTGGCCACCCTGATCGCCGGGACGGCCGTCGACTTCCTGGGCCGGCGCCGCGTCGCCATCCTCTCCGATGCCTTGTCCGCGGCATCGGTGGCCGCGATCCCGGTGCTGGCGATCACGGCCGGTACCGGGTCGCTGACGACGGTGGTGCTGGCCGGGCTGGCCGCGCTGGGCTCGCTGTTCGACCCGGCCGGGATGACGGCACGCCAGTCGATGCTGCCGGAGGCGGCGGCCCGCGCCCAGTGGACCCTGGACCACACCAACAGCGTCTACGAAGCGGTGTTCAACCTCGCCTATATCACCGGCCCGGGCGTCGGCGGTCTGTTCATCGCCACGCTCGGCGGCGTGAACACGATGTGGGTCACCGCGGCGTTCTTCGGATTGTCGATCCTGGCGATGGCAGTGCTGCGGCTCGAGGGTGCCGGTCGGCCGGCCCGCGAGACCCGTCCCGACGGCGTGGTGTCGGGGATGGTCGAAGGCCTGAAGTTCGTCTGGCACACCCGGGTGCTGCGCACGCTGGGCCTGATCGACCTGGCGGTCACCGGCATGTACCTGCCGATGGAGAGCGTGCTGTTCCCCAAGTACTTCACCGACCGCAACGAGCCGGCCCAGCTGGGCTGGGTGCTGATGGCGCTGTCGATCGGTGGTCTGGTGGGGGCACTGAGTTGGACGGTGCTGTCCCGGATCGCCAGCAAGCGCACCACGGTGCTGACCGCGGTGCTGACGTTCGGCCTGGCCGTGCTGGTGATCGCGTTCCTGCCGCCGCTGCCGGTGATCCTGTCGTCGGCCGCGCTGGTGGGTCTGGTCTACGGGCCGATCGGGCCGATCTACAACTCGGTGATGCAGACCAGGACACCGGAGTACCTGCGCGGCCGGGTGGTCGGGGTGATGACGTCGATGGCCTATGCGGCCGGCCCGGTCGGCTTCATGCTCGCCGGACCACTGGTCGACGCATTCGGCCTGAAGGTGACCTTCCTGGTGCTGGCTGTGCCGATCCTCATGATCGGCCTGACGTGTCCCTGGGTACCGGCCCTGAAGGACCTCGACGACGAGTCCGGCGAACCTAAGATGGCGTAATGGCAAGCCCCCTGACCGATCTGGCCGCGCAACTCCCCGACGGCATGGTCGTCACCGATCCCGACATCGTGGGCTCCTACCGCCACGACCGGGCCGCCGACCCGTCGGCGGGTACTGCGCTGGCCGTCGTCCGGCCCACCCGCACCGAGGAGGTGCAGACCGTCCTACGTTGGGCCAGCGCGCATCGCATCGCGGTGATCCCGCGCGGGGCGGGCACCGGCCTGTCCGGTGGGGCGACGGCGGTCGACGGCGGGATCGTGCTCTCGACGGAGAAGATGCGCGACATCACCGTCGACCCGACGACCCGCACCGCGGTGGTCCAGCCGGGACTACTCAACGCCGAGGTGAAGAAAGCCGTCGCCGAGCACGGCCTGTGGTACCCACCGGATCCGTCGTCCTACGAGATCTGCAGCATCGGCGGCAACATCGCCACCAACGCCGGCGGCCTGTGCTGCGTGAAGTACGGTGTGACAACCGATTACGTGCTGGGCTTGCAGGTGGTGCTGGCCGACGGCACCGCCGTGCGATTGGGCGGCCCTCGACTGAAAGACGTTGCAGGGCTGTCGCTGACGAAACTGTTCGTCGGTAGCGAGGGCACGTTGGGAGTGGTCACCGAGGTGACCTTGCGGCTGCTACCGCCGCAGCATTCGCCGTGCACCGTGGTCGCAACATTCGACTCAGTGGAGGCCGCCATGAACGGGGTGGTCGCGGTAACGGCCCGGATCCGGCCCTCGATGCTGGAGTTCATGGACTCGGTGGCCATCAACGCCGTCGAGGACAAGCTCAAGATGGGCCTGGACCGTTCGGCGGGGGCGATCTTGGTGGCAGCCTCCGACGACCGCGGCGCCGCCGGTGCCGAGGATGTCGATTTCATGGCCCGGGTGTTCACCGAAGCCGGTGCCACCGAATGCTTTTCGACGTCAGACCCGGAGGAGGGTGAGGCCTTCGTCGCGGCCCGCCGCTTCGCGATTCCTGCGGTGGAAGCCAAGGGCGCGCTGCTACTCGAGGATGTCGGGGTGCCGCTGCCCGCGCTGGCCGAGCTGGTCGGCGGGGTGGCCAAGATCGCCGCTGACCGGGATGTGATGATCTCGGTGATCGCTCACGCCGGCGACGGCAACACTCATCCGCTGATCGTCTACAACCCCAACGATGCCGCGATGGCCGAGCGGGCCCACCTCGCCTTCGGCGAGATCATGGACCTCGCTGTGTCACTGGGCGGCACCATCACCGGCGAGCATGGCGTTGGCCGCCTCAAGAAGCCTTGGCTGGCAGGACAACTCGGGCCGGAGGCGATGGAGCTGAACCGCCGGATCAAGGCCGCCCTGGACCCGGACGGGATCCTCAACCCGGGCGCGGTGGTCTAGCCTCTCGCCGGCTTGCTCACCTGCGCGCTCACAGATCTGACGCACCACCGTCGACCAGGAGTTCGGTGCCGGTCGTGTAGGTGGCGTCAAACCCCAGGAAGAGGATCGCTTTCGCCACTTCCTCGGGCTCGCCGAATCTACCCATGGGGTTGTCGGCCTTGATCTGCTCGAGAAATGCGCGGGCGGCCTCGACCGGCATGGTGCGTTCGAGGATGCCGGTATCGATCGGCCCCGGGGATACCGCGTTCACCCGGATTCCCCGCTCGAGAAGTTCACGGGCGAAGGTCCGTGTCATGGATCGCAATGCCGCTTTGGTCGCCGAATAGACGCTCGTCGTCGCAATCCCCTTCGTGTTGCTCACCGATGTTGTGAGCACGACGGCGCTGCCCACGGGTAGCAGCGGCAGGAACTTCTGCACGGTGAAGAACGGGGCCTTGGCGTTGAGGGCGAAAAGCCGGTCATAGCTGGCCTCCTCGGTGTCCGCGACTGTCGCGGTATCCGTTGCGCCGGCGTTGAGCACCAGCAGGTCGACACCGCCGAGTTCGGCCGCCACCCGGTCGACGAGCGAGTCGATGCCCGAGACGGCATCGCTGTCGACCACCATGGCACCGTCACCCAACTTCGCTCGCGCCGACTCCAGCGACGACGGCGTGCGACCGGTCACCACCACGCGCGCGCCACCGTCGACCAGAAGTGTGGCGGTGGCTAGACCGATGCCGCTCGTCCCTCCGGTGATGACCACCCTTTTGCCCCGGTATTTCCCCTCGCCTGCTGTCACTTTCAGATCTCCTCTCACAGTTGTGACTCGCCGCCGTCGACCACGAGTTCGATTCCCGCGACATAGGTCGCATCGAAGGCCAGGAATGCCACGGCAGGCGCGAACTCATCAGGGTGTCCCCACCGCCGCATCGGGCTGCTCGCCTCGAATTCGGCCTTCAGCGCAGCGGCCTTCTCGGGTGCCTCCTTCTCCAGCTTGCCGGTGTCGATCGAGCCCGGGCTGATCGCGTTGACCCGAATTCCCCTGGGCAGCAGCTCTTTACTGAGCGTCCGGGCCATCGACCGCAGCGCCGCCTTGCTCGCCGAGTACACGCTGAGCGCATCCCAACCGGTCTGGTTCGCGATCGACGTCGTCAGCACCACGCTGCTGCCCTCGGTCAGCAGTGGCGCCAACTTCTGCACCGTGAAGAAGGGGCCTTTGGTGTTGATCGCGAAGACGTCGTCAAAAGTCTGCTCGGTGACGGCGAAGAAGGAATCGAAGCTCCCGATACCTGCGTTGACGACCAAGGCATCGACGGTACCGAAGTCGCTGCGGACGCGGTCGGCGAGTGCGTCGATCGCCGCGAGTGAACGCGCGTCGCTGCGGACCGCAACGCCGCGGTCGCCCAGCTGGCGGGCGGCGTCGTCGAGCGTGTCCTGATTGCGCCCGGTGACCATGACCTGTGCGCCGTGCCGGATCAGATAGCGGGCAGCGGCCAGCCCCAGGCCGCTGCTTCCGCCGGTGATCACCACGCGCTTGCCGTCGTATCTGCTCATGCTGTCGAGTCTTCGGCCGCCGCCGGCGGCTGTCCAAGACCTGTCCGGTACCCCGTCATCCCGAAACGGAATAGCCCCGATTCCAGCCGGGTTGGACGTGGGGTGAACGATCTCGGAGTCGACCTCGAGCTGCGGCTGGTCCGGTACTTCACCGTGGTCGCCCAACATCTGAACTTCAGCCGCGCTGCCACCGAGCTCCAAGTGGCACAGCCCTCCCTGAGCAGGCAGATCCAGCGGTTGGAGCACCGCCTCGGGGTCCGTCTGCTTGACCGCACGCCACAGGGCGCCCTGCTCACCGAAGCCGGCAAGGCGTTTCTTCCCGAGGCGCAGACGCTGCTGCGTGCCGCCCGCCAGGCGGCGCTCACCGCCCGCGCCTACGCCCCCGCCGGCAAGATCGTCATCGGCTACGTCGAAGACCTCATCGTCACGCCCGCTGTCCGGCAATTGCGTCGCCGACACCCGGACGCCGATATCACGACCCGCCATCTGGAATGCCACCAACAGGACGTCTTGATCGACGGACGGGCTGACGCGCTGGTAGCCAGGGCGCCGCTGTTCATCCCGACCGACGGCGTCCGCGTGACCGAGCTCTACGACGAGCCACGCATGCTCGTATTGCCGGCCGATCATCGGCTGGCCGACCGGCCGTCAGTCTCGCTGGAGGACTTCGCCAAAGGCGAGTCGATCATATGCTCGCACGGCGGAACGCGCGTGATCTTCCCGGCCGACTCCTATCAGTCGAGCGATCCGGGGCCGATGTCGGCGGGACCCATCGTCGAAAGCTTCGAGGACAGGCTGGAACTCGTCGCAAGTGGTCAGGCTGTTGCGGTCGTTCCGGTCGGCGACCGCCGCAGCTCGGTGCGCCCGGATCTGGCGTCCGTGCCGCTGGAGGGTTTTCCGCCCAGCAGCGTCGTCGTCGCCACCCGAATCGGCGAGACGAACCCGCTTGTCGCCGAGTTCGTCTCGGCGGCACAGGCTTTGCTCATCGGCACCAACACAGCGCTGGAGTCAGACTGAGTCAGGCGCCCAGTCGGCGAAAAGTGCTGCGATGGAAGACGATCGGCGCGACGTCGTCATGAATGGTGATATCCAGGACCCGCAACACAACAATCGTGTGGTCGCCGGCCGGCACCAGCTGATCGATTGAGCTCCGCAACCACACGCTGGTGCCGTGCACGAACACCGCACCGCTCTCGTGGGAGTGCGTCTCCAGTCCGGCGAACCGGTCACCGGTCTTGGCCGCCAAGGTGCGGGCGGCGCCATCGTGCGACTCGCCGAGCAGGCTGATCCCCAGGGATGGAAGGTCCTTCAGCTTCGGCCACGTCTCTGAATTGTTCTGCACACAGAAACAGACGAGCGGCGGATCCAGGGAGACCGGCACGAACGTGCTGGCCGCCAAGCCGACTCGGACACCATCGACTTCCGCGGCGATAGCGATGACACCCGAAGGGAAATGGCCGAACGCCTGGCGCAGCGAGGCCGGGCTCAGGTCTGCATTGCTCATAACGGTCCCATCTTCGCACACAACGGACTCCGACGGCATAGCTCCCGGGCTGCTCAGACGGGGCAAGCCAGGGCGCCGGTGCTTGTCGTGGTCTGACGGGTCGACAACG is a window from the Mycolicibacterium anyangense genome containing:
- a CDS encoding DNA-deoxyinosine glycosylase; protein product: MSSSPLLEGLPPIADRQARLLILGNMPSVMSLAAGQYYGNPRNAFWRIISELFDVTADAPYAQRTEELRRHGIAVWDVLKHCRRIGSLDSAVEPGSMVANDFASFFAAHRGIRRVFFNGAAAEGNYARLVHTQTDVDYFRLPSTSPAQTMRYADKLSAWRVIAGS
- a CDS encoding amidase — encoded protein: MDLTDIAFAGAAEQARMLAAGTITAPALLDLYLDRIARVDREVRAYRVVLTERARKEAAAAQQRLEAGERLPLLGVPIAIKDDVDVADEFTCYGSSAHGLPPTQDAEVVRRLREAGAVILGKTAVPEMMLWPFTETVAFGSTHNPWDLARAPGGSSGGSGAAVAAGLAPMALGSDGAGSIRIPSTWCGLFGIKPQRDRVPMDPHTDAWQGLSVNGPITRTVEDAALFLDVTNTARAPRGGFVAAAARKPKKLRIALSAKIPPTVVGHVGGAQQKALDGVEALLRDLGHEVIWRDPDYPAWAVYGHVLPRMWRGIYDDVQQLPHRERLEPRTKALARLGGLISDQQIARIRAAEATLAARVGSIFDDVDVLITPGTATGPSRVGQYQHRGGLATLAMVASRVPFHAIFNATGQPAAVVPWGLDGEGIPVSVQLVGRPSDEATLLSLSHQIEKARPWANRRPPVS
- a CDS encoding anti-sigma factor family protein, whose protein sequence is MPKPPRMSCSALVELLSDYDTGALDVPTAARVRLHLLICTGCRGYLAQLRTTVAIVARLRGEHLDPALRDRLVAAFLDGQ
- a CDS encoding HIT family protein codes for the protein MSCVFCEIVAGTAPAIRVYEDDDHLGFLDIRPFTRGHTLVVPKRHSVNLTDTPAQTLAGMLAVGQRIAQATRVSGLGATGNNIAINDGKSAMQTVFHIHLHVIPRRDGDKLSFAKGMLVRRDPDREATGRILREALELIG
- a CDS encoding nitroreductase family deazaflavin-dependent oxidoreductase, giving the protein MTSALDKFMMRFLTVHDTLYKRSGGWIGHRLPFAPRMLLLHTTGAKTGAARSNSLAYYRDGVDYLIVASNGGGPRSPGWYHNLRADPHVEINIGPRRVPVTAHVVLPDDPDYARLWKICDDENGGRYSAYQKLTTRPIPVVRLTP
- a CDS encoding LLM class flavin-dependent oxidoreductase: MRLSVLDLVPVRTDQSTGDALAATVRLAQTADRLGFTRYWLAEHHNMPAVAATSPPVLIAYLAAQTTQVRLGSGGVMLPNHAPLAVAEQFALLEAAAPGRIDLGLGRAPGSDPVTSILLRGTRDDSDVENFPQYLDEVAAMMSARGVRVPIRGQDYVLKATPGAVSEPRLWLLGSSMYSAHLAAAKGLPYVFAHHFAGQGTAEALAIYRSEFQPSALTAEPVTFMTVNAVVAPTDEQAHALLLPNLQMMARLRTGQPLSPLDLVEDAAALSMHSQAGAVIAAGRAMAIVGAPAEAADQVRALAAEFGVDEVMVNPVASAYRGTDPATAPAREATLELLAKELF
- a CDS encoding uracil-DNA glycosylase; the protein is MTAHAHPRTGVPFESPVPPGTGWPGDPAVPETPVATTPRRVATLAAKVGDVDELDALVSVCRACPRLVTWREEVAVTKRRAFAVEPYWGRPITGWGSARPLILVLGLAPAAHGGNRTGRVFTGDRSGDQLFAALYRAGLVNSPVSVDAADGLSTNGIRIAAAVRCAPPANAPTPGERSACEPWLAAEWRLVGPHVRVVVALGGFAWQAALGLLGPFAGPAKPKFGHGAVAELPSGVALIGCYHPSQQNMFTGRLTPAMLDEVFTDARQRAGLGGGEALRDGRR
- a CDS encoding MFS transporter: MRTRRIPALLILASAFLAAGANGISMVAFPWLVLQRTGSAVDASIVAGAATLPLLVATLIAGTAVDFLGRRRVAILSDALSAASVAAIPVLAITAGTGSLTTVVLAGLAALGSLFDPAGMTARQSMLPEAAARAQWTLDHTNSVYEAVFNLAYITGPGVGGLFIATLGGVNTMWVTAAFFGLSILAMAVLRLEGAGRPARETRPDGVVSGMVEGLKFVWHTRVLRTLGLIDLAVTGMYLPMESVLFPKYFTDRNEPAQLGWVLMALSIGGLVGALSWTVLSRIASKRTTVLTAVLTFGLAVLVIAFLPPLPVILSSAALVGLVYGPIGPIYNSVMQTRTPEYLRGRVVGVMTSMAYAAGPVGFMLAGPLVDAFGLKVTFLVLAVPILMIGLTCPWVPALKDLDDESGEPKMA
- a CDS encoding FAD-binding oxidoreductase; translated protein: MASPLTDLAAQLPDGMVVTDPDIVGSYRHDRAADPSAGTALAVVRPTRTEEVQTVLRWASAHRIAVIPRGAGTGLSGGATAVDGGIVLSTEKMRDITVDPTTRTAVVQPGLLNAEVKKAVAEHGLWYPPDPSSYEICSIGGNIATNAGGLCCVKYGVTTDYVLGLQVVLADGTAVRLGGPRLKDVAGLSLTKLFVGSEGTLGVVTEVTLRLLPPQHSPCTVVATFDSVEAAMNGVVAVTARIRPSMLEFMDSVAINAVEDKLKMGLDRSAGAILVAASDDRGAAGAEDVDFMARVFTEAGATECFSTSDPEEGEAFVAARRFAIPAVEAKGALLLEDVGVPLPALAELVGGVAKIAADRDVMISVIAHAGDGNTHPLIVYNPNDAAMAERAHLAFGEIMDLAVSLGGTITGEHGVGRLKKPWLAGQLGPEAMELNRRIKAALDPDGILNPGAVV
- a CDS encoding SDR family oxidoreductase gives rise to the protein MTAGEGKYRGKRVVITGGTSGIGLATATLLVDGGARVVVTGRTPSSLESARAKLGDGAMVVDSDAVSGIDSLVDRVAAELGGVDLLVLNAGATDTATVADTEEASYDRLFALNAKAPFFTVQKFLPLLPVGSAVVLTTSVSNTKGIATTSVYSATKAALRSMTRTFARELLERGIRVNAVSPGPIDTGILERTMPVEAARAFLEQIKADNPMGRFGEPEEVAKAILFLGFDATYTTGTELLVDGGASDL
- a CDS encoding SDR family oxidoreductase: MSRYDGKRVVITGGSSGLGLAAARYLIRHGAQVMVTGRNQDTLDDAARQLGDRGVAVRSDARSLAAIDALADRVRSDFGTVDALVVNAGIGSFDSFFAVTEQTFDDVFAINTKGPFFTVQKLAPLLTEGSSVVLTTSIANQTGWDALSVYSASKAALRSMARTLSKELLPRGIRVNAISPGSIDTGKLEKEAPEKAAALKAEFEASSPMRRWGHPDEFAPAVAFLAFDATYVAGIELVVDGGESQL
- a CDS encoding LysR family transcriptional regulator, producing the protein MNDLGVDLELRLVRYFTVVAQHLNFSRAATELQVAQPSLSRQIQRLEHRLGVRLLDRTPQGALLTEAGKAFLPEAQTLLRAARQAALTARAYAPAGKIVIGYVEDLIVTPAVRQLRRRHPDADITTRHLECHQQDVLIDGRADALVARAPLFIPTDGVRVTELYDEPRMLVLPADHRLADRPSVSLEDFAKGESIICSHGGTRVIFPADSYQSSDPGPMSAGPIVESFEDRLELVASGQAVAVVPVGDRRSSVRPDLASVPLEGFPPSSVVVATRIGETNPLVAEFVSAAQALLIGTNTALESD
- a CDS encoding flavin reductase family protein, whose product is MSNADLSPASLRQAFGHFPSGVIAIAAEVDGVRVGLAASTFVPVSLDPPLVCFCVQNNSETWPKLKDLPSLGISLLGESHDGAARTLAAKTGDRFAGLETHSHESGAVFVHGTSVWLRSSIDQLVPAGDHTIVVLRVLDITIHDDVAPIVFHRSTFRRLGA